taacaacagagggtgtagtctggtcttaacagagggtgtagtctggtctcaaaaaattctacagcagcaccatcgagagcatcctgaccggttgcatcaccgcctggtatggcaactgcttggcctccgaccgtaaggcactacagagggtagtgcgtacggcccagtacatcactggggccaagcttcctgccatccaggacctctataccaggcggtgtcagaggaaggccctcaaaattgtcaaagactccagccaccctagtcatagactgttctctctgctaccgcacggcaagcggtaccggagtgccaagtctaggtccaaaaggcttctcaacagcttctacccccaagccataagactcctaaacagctaatcatggctacccggactacttgcactgcccccccaccccatctttttacgctgctgctactctgttaattatttatgcatagtcactttaactctacccacatgtacatattacttcaactacctcaactagtcggtgcccccgcacattgactctgcaccggtaccccctgtatatatagcctccctactgttattttattttacttctgctctttttctcaacacttttttgttgttgttttattttacttttttattaaaaaataaatgcactgttggttaagggctgtaagtaagcatttcactgtaatgtctgcacctgttgtattcggcgcatgtggccaatacaatttgatttgatttgatttgtagtctggtcttaataacagagggtgtagtctggtcttaacagagggtgtagtctggtcttaacagagggtgtagtctggtcttaataacagagggtgtagtctggtcttaataacagagggtgtagtctggtcttaacagagggtgtagtctggtcttaacagagggtgtagtctggtcttaacagagggtgtagtctggtcttaacagagggtgtagtctggtcttaacagagggtgtagtctggtcttaacagagggtgtagtctggtcttaacagagggtgtagtctggtcttaacagagggtgtagtctggtcttaataacagagggtgtagtctggtcttaacagagggtgtagtctggtcttaataacagagggtgtagtctggtcttaacagagggtgtagtctggtcttaataacagagggtgtagtctggtcttaataacagagggtgtagtctggtcttaacagagggtgtagtctggtcttaacagagggtgtagtctggtcttaataacagagggtgtagtctggtcttaacagagggtgtagtctggtcttaacagagggtgtagtctggtcttaacagagggtgtagtctggtcttaacagagggtgtagtctggtcttaacagagggtgtagtctggtcttaacagagggtgtagtctggtcttaacagagggtgtagtctggtcttaacagagggtgtagtctggtcttaataacagagggtgtagtctggtcttaacagagggtgtagtctggtcttaataacagagggtgtagtctggtcttaacagagggtgtagtctggtcttaataacagagggtgtagtctggtcttaataacaggggtgtagtctggtcttaacagagggtgtagtctggtcttaacagagggtgtagtctggtcttaataacagagggtgtagtctggtcttaacagagggtgtagtctggtcttaataacagagggtgtagtctggtcttaacagagggtgtagtctggtcttaacagagggtgtagtctggtcttaacagagggtgtagtctggtcttaacagagggtgtagtctggtcttaacagagggtgtagtctggtcttaacagagggtgtagtctggtcttaacagagggtgtagtctggtcttaacagagggtgtagtctggtcttaataacagagggtgtagtctggtcttaacagagggtgtagtctggtcttaataacagagggtgtagtctggtcttaacagagggtgtagtctggtcttaataacagagggtgtagtctggtcttaataacagagggtgtagtctggtcttaacagagggtgtagtctggtcttaacagagggtgtagtctggtcttaataacagagggtgtagtctggtcttaacagagggtgtagtctggtcttaacagagggtgtagtctggtcttaacagagggtgtagtctggtcttaacagagggtgtagtctggtcttaacagagggtgtagtctggtcttaacagagggtgtagtctggtcttaacagagggtgtagtctggtcttaacagagggtgtagtctggtcttaataacagagggtgtagtctggtcttaacagagggtgtagtctggtcttaataacagagggtgtagtctggtcttaacagagggtgtagtctggtcttaataacagagggtgtagtctggtcttaataacaggggtgtagtctggtcttaacagagggtgtagtctggtcttaacagagggtgtagtctggtcttaataacagagggtgtagtctggtcttaacagagggtgtagtctggtcttaataacagagggtgtagtctggtcttaacagagggtgtagtctggtcttaataacagagggtgtagtctggtcttaacagagggtgtagtctggtcttaacagagggtgtagtctggtcttaacaGAGGGTGTAGTAGATGATGCTGCAGTATGTTGATGAGTCAACAAACTCTAGTAGGGTCACAAAATTCCAGTACATTTCCCCAAATTCCCATGTTTTCCAGAAGTCCTGGTTGGAACATTCCGGATTTTGTGCTGCTTATTACCTCCCGACTCCGGGTATTCTACaatcaggatttctggaaaaccttggaattttgggaaagtgaCTGGATTTTTCAACTCTCATTTCCTAACATTGACAGGAAGCCCCTTTCCCTAGCATTGACAGGAAGCCCCTCTCCCTAGCATTGACAAGAAGCCCCTCTCCCTAGCATTGACAGGAAGCCCCTCTCCCTAGCATTGACAAGAAGCCCCTCTCCCTAGCATTGACAAGAAGCCCCTCTCCCTAGCATTGACAAGAAGCCCCTCTCCCTAGCATTGACAGGAAGCTCCTCTCACTTCAATTCAGTTGTATTGGAGATACAGTACTAAACCAGGAAACAGTCACCAATACCTCTGTTGCTCTCACCAGTTCTTTCCTGAGCCACCCCAGAGCCTCATCGATGTTCTCAAATCTCTTCAGCACTCCCGAGGGCAGACTGTGCTGCCAGATCAAACCTGAGGTCAGGAGGCTCTCTCTGGGCTCCCCTGGCTGTTGTTtggcctcttcctcctcctcctcctcctcctcctgtagcTGTGGGACAGCCGGGCGTTGGGTGCTCTGGCTGTCTAACCTGGCCTCACTTTGGCCCACTACCCGTTGCTCTTCTGGCCCCACTAAGTCCCTGATGCTCTGCTGTGGTATGACAAGGCCTTTGGTGCTATGGGGGGTGTCTAAACGGGCCTTCCACCCCAGGTAGGACGGCCTCCGTGTCTCCAGCCTCAGCTTCTGCGTCAGGGCCTTCAGAGTCATCAGATGGTCGTCTGAAGCCGAACccaccttcttctcctcctccacctggtcaatcaatcaatcaatcaatcaatcaatcaatcaaacaaacaAATGTGTTTTATTAAGCCCGTTTTAATTCAGTCTTTgtgctttacagtaacccggccTAGACCCCAAAGAGCAAACCAAAGCAGAAGCGAAAGCACGGTGGAAAGCTAGTCTCGCGAGCCACACTCTAATGTCACGAGCTGACGTAAATATGTGCTACGTGTATGAAGCTCGCAAGATCAGTGTGGCTCCCTAGAAGGAAGAAACCCAGAGAGGTACCAGGCTCAGATGGGAGGCCCATTCTCTTTTGGCTGTATACCGGGCGTGGTCATTAGGGACAGATTGTTTCTCACCTGGTCTGTCTCCTCCACCTGGTCTGTCTCCTCCACCTGGTCCCAGACACTATACACCTTGATCTGGGGGGTGGAGCCTGCTTCCATGACAACCCCGGTAATAAGAACCACGCCTGGCTACCAGAATCAAACTAGTGGTGGCAGTACTCAAGAGTAGTGGTCAGAGTATGATGTATTCTTCACCTTGGGGGGGGCCCCGTCGCTCTGACTTGTGTTTGTGAGAGGGTGGTTGTAGATCTCGTGAGCATGGATAATATAACTATTCTTTGTTCTATCCGTGTTCAAGattgttgtagctctatgctgtAAAATGGTGGTTATGGCCCTTTGTGTTGTGGTTAAATTCAATGTAATTAAATGTAATAGATCACTCTCTGTGGGTGTGATTGTGAGAAGGAAGTTCTAGATCTTGCATCATCATTCTGACTGCCTCTGATGGTTTCTTCATGAGGACAACACAAAGACAGAGGTGATCCAGATTAAGATTTAAAGCCTCCTTCATTGAGCGCTCCCTCTTCAAAGCTTCCTCTGTGTATCCTTGGTTTTTCCAGTCTGGGATGAGGGTGAGACGTCTTCTTGTGTCTACGAGTCAAAGACAGAACAGAGAAAACAATGATGTCATATAAAACCCTTTTCACACTTGCCGGATAAAGCAGATTGAAGCTTCTCTGGACCAAATCAGAAATGATTTGACTGAAATGCTTCAGCTCTGCCTTAGTTCCCACTGTCTGTTGACGAGGGAGTTTTATACAGGTTCTGTGTCCCAGATGGTATCCTATTATTCCTTATGGCCCCAGTCATaagtagtgccctataaaggtgacagggttccatttggaatGTGCCCTATAAAGGTaacagggttccatttggaatGTGC
This genomic window from Coregonus clupeaformis isolate EN_2021a unplaced genomic scaffold, ASM2061545v1 scaf0160, whole genome shotgun sequence contains:
- the fam167ab gene encoding protein FAM167A, whose protein sequence is MEAGSTPQIKVYSVWDQVEETDQVEETDQVEEEKKVGSASDDHLMTLKALTQKLRLETRRPSYLGWKARLDTPHSTKGLVIPQQSIRDLVGPEEQRVVGQSEARLDSQSTQRPAVPQLQEEEEEEEEEAKQQPGEPRESLLTSGLIWQHSLPSGVLKRFENIDEALGWLRKELKEMPLQDQQLARQLMRLHSDINKLKIEQTCHQHRRMLNDATYGLEERDELSNLLFDSPVTPGFGLSTPLRLIGVTKMNINTRRFSLC